GGACCCGTTGTTTCACGGTGAATTTTGACGTTAGCTTTATTTTTGAATTGCTCTGCAGCAAAATAATCCGGATTTTCACTCAGCAGCTCTTCCATTTTCTTAACGGAACCGTTCATACCTTCCGATCCAGGTGTCAACACCAGATCAGCTCCGTAAGCACGCAGCAGGTTACGGCGTTCTATACTCATCGTTTCTGGCATAACGATTACCGCCTTGTAGCCCTTCGCAGCAGCAACCATAGCCAAACCGATTCCTGTATTACCGCTAGTCGCTTCAATAATTGTACCGCCTGGTTTAAGCAGCCCTTCACGTTCAGCTTCCTCAACCATGCTAATCGCGATACGGTCCTTTACACTAGAGCCGGGGTTCTGATATTCCAGCTTCAGATAAATTTCAGCACTATCCTCCGGTACGAGTCGATTCAGGCGAACAAGGGGAGTGCCCCCAATAAGTTCGGTGATGTTATTAACGACTTTAGCCATAATAAGTTCCTCCCTGACTGTGATGTTATATTAAAAATTACGAAATCACATTTGTAGATCATTCTTGTTTTTAGGGTGGTTATTTAATTTCCGATAAAAATAGTTGGTTTTGTACGCTAATCATAACAATCTTCAATTCCAATGTCAATACAAGCGCTAAAAACACGATGCTGCTGACCCTCGTCTTCAGCACCGTGGTTCCTCAATCCAGTAACTTTGGACCATGCTCATAGAGAAGCAGATGGCACCCCTTTATCGGATAAAATACGCGCTCCATATTTATCACGCAAGCTTTTCTCGACATCTTCCAAAGGAGCCGCTTGGGCAAGCGCTAGAGAGCGACGGATTTGCTGCCGAATCTGTTCTTTGTCTGGAGAAGCTTTCAGGCGGATATCCTGTACATAGATAACGGCATAACCATCGTTAACAGAGATGGGACCAGCAACATCCCCAGAGCTTAGTTCTCTCGCCGCCTTCATAATCGCCTCCGGTTGAAATGGATCATACTCATCCACCCATCCTAGCTGTCCACTGGTATTCTTCCCAAAGGGCTGACCTGAAAATTCTTGAACCAGCGCATCAAACCTTTCTCCTTGTTTGACCCGTTCAAGCAACGCCTCTGCTTCCTCGACCTTAGGGACATAAAGGGCTGCCAGTTTGATCTGCTTACCGGCAGTAAATTCCTCAGGATGCTGCTTCCAATACTCGTCAATTTCCGCTTCCTTAATTTGAATTCCCTGCGTAGCTATTTTCTCCAGACCAATCCGGTATTCCGCTTCATTCCGCAAATCAACCGGACCTAGACCAAACTGCTGCTGCATTTCCTCAAAATAGGCTTGAGCCGAAGCATACCCTCTACTCTCCTGCTCCAGCACCTGCTGCAGATCATCTTGGGTGACTTTAATACCGAGACGCTTGGTTTCAGCTTGTACGGCTTTACGATTCAGCATTTGCAACAGCGTATTGGCTCCGTATCGCTTCTTCAGCTCTGCAACCCATTGTTCCTCCGATATGCCTTCCTGACCGATCTCCGCCACAGTATGATCGCCGTCATCCTTGCTTATATCACCCGGCTTTGCCAGCCCCCGAAGCATGATCAGACCACCCAAGGCGGTGACGCTAACGGTCAGGATAATGACGGCAGCCCATAATCCTTTCTCCCGTGTAGTCATCGCTCGCACCGCCTATCCAGTTAGGCTTTGGCCTGATTCAACAGATTTTGCAAATCATCCTTATTAAACTGATAAGCCTCATTACAGAAGTGGCACACAACTTCGGCCTGTCCCTCTTCCTCAATTAATTGTGTCAACTCGCTTTCTCCCAAGCTGATCAATGTTTTTTCCACACGCTCCCGTGAGCATTCACATTGAAAACGAATTTCCGTCTCGTCGAGAACCCGAACGTCCGGCAGCATCCAGCGCAGCATTTCATCAAGCTCCAGGCCTTGATCCAGCAGAGCTGTAACGGGTGGAAGTGAGCCAACCGCATTTTCAATGGCTGTGATCTCGTCATCATTCAGGCCGGGTAGCAACTGAATAATGAATCCGCCTGCCACAATAACGGAGTTATCGGTATCCACCAATACACCTAAGCCCACTGCGGACGGTGTCTGCTCCGACTTGGCAAAATAATAGGTGAAGTCCTCACCCAGTTCACCCGAAATAATCGGAATACTACCGCGATAAGGTTCTTTTAACCCCAGATCCTTAATAATATGAATAAAGCCTTCTGTACCTACGGCACCTGCTACATCCAGCTTACCCATGCTGTTGCTTGGCAAATGTACATGCGGTTCGGCAACATAGCCGCGTACCTCACCTGCAGCATTGGCATCCACGACGATTTGCCCAATCGGCCCGTCACCTTTAACTTGGATGGTCAGTCGCTCGTTGCCTTTTAGCATAGAACCCATAATGGCACCCGCTGTGAGTGTGCGTCCCAAAGCAGCGGTAGCGGTAGGATACGTATCATGTCTTCTCCGCAATTCCTCTGCCAACTGTGTTGTGCGAACAGCAAAAGCTCTAACCCTTCCATCCATGGCTGTTCCGCGAATAAGCCGATCCTGTTTCTTTTCCATATTGATATCCTCCCTATGCTCCAAGGCAGCTACGCTGCTTATTTTTGTTCGTGTTTGCGCTAAATTAAAGCATGATTTCCTGCTATATAAACAACCTGCATTGACAGATCACGCGAATCGTTCAAAAACGTAACATATTTCAGTATAGACGAAAAACGCCGCTAATCCAAACCGATAAAATCATCGGCTGGCCTCAGCGGCAGCTTATATCCACTTTTTTATTCAGCGTTACGCTGGTAAATGATGCGCAAGCCTTCGAGCGTCAACATCGGCAGCACCTTCTGAATGCTCTGTGTCTCGGATGCGATGAGCTCAGCAAGACCTCCAGTAGCAATAACCGTAGGCTCCGCCTGCATTTCTTCCTTAATGCGTCTCACAATGCCATCCACTTGCCCCGCATAGCCGAAAATAATCCCGGCCTGCATGGCATGAACGGTATTACGACCAATAACTTTTTTGGGTTTCTCCAGCTCGATACGGGGCAGCTTGGAAGCTCGTTGATACAATGCCTCCGTCGAAATTCCGATACCAGGCACAATCACTCCGCCCAGGTAATTCCCCTTATCATCAATACAGTCAAACGTCGTTGCTGTCCCAAAATCCACCACAACCAGCGGCCCGCCAAACCGCTCGACAGCAGCAACTGCGTTCACGATCCGGTCTGCCCCTACTTCACGCGGATTTTCATAACGCAGGTTAAGACCGGTTTTGATGCCCGGTCCGACGATTAACGGCGTTCTGCCTATGTATTTATCGCACATGTCCTCTAATACACGAACCAACGGCGGAACAACAGAGGAAATAATAACCCCTTGAATATCATCCTTTAATACGCCACCCATACCAAAAAGATTATGTATAAGTACGCCGTATTCATCTGCGGTTGCCTGTCTGGAGGTACTGATCCGATAATGATGCAGCAGCTCGGTCCCCTCGTACATCCCCAGAACAATATTGGTATTACCTACATCCACTACAAGAATCAAAGGGTGTCACCTAACTTTCTTTGCGTTAAGGTCAAGGCTGATATCCAGGTTATGAAAAGAGTATGTCAGCCTGCCTACAGAAATCACATCTACGCCGCTCTCAGCCATCGCACGTACTGTATCCAGCGATACATTGCCTGAGGCTTCTGTTTTGACATGTGGAGCCCGTTCACGAATGAAACGAACTGCTTCCTTCATATCCTGGACAGACATGTTGTCCAGCATAATAATATCCGCCCCGGCATCCAGAGCTTCCCGAACCTGCTCCATGTTCTCCGTCTCAACTTCAATGGTCATGGTGTGCGGTATATGAGTACGTGCTCGACTTACTGCCTGTGCAATCCCGCCAGCGCCCTTGATATGATTATCCTTAATCATAACCGCATCGTAGAGACCAAAGCGATGATTGGAGCCGCCGCCCACACGAACAGCGTATTTCTCCAGCAGTCGATGTCCCGGTGTTGTTTTGCGTGTGTCCACCAAGCGGGTGGTAAGTCCGTGCAATTGATCCACAAAAGATTGAGTCCGCGTTGCAATGCCGGACATCCGCTGAAGCAAATTGAGCGCAAGTCGCTCCCCGGTCAAAATCGAATGGGTGCTTCCACTCACTTCCGCCAGAATGCTACCCTTTTCGATCGCCTGCCCATCCGTCACCAACGGAGTGAATGACAAGGAAGGATCGACTACCTGAAATACAAGCGCAGCTACAGGCAAACCCGCAACGATGCCAGGCTCCTTGGCATGAATCACAGCCTTCGACTGGTGGCCCTGCTCAATCGTCCAGCGCGTGGTTACATCGCCAGAACCGGTATCCTCCCGCAGCCAGCCGCGAATCTGTGCCAACAGCTCTTCCTGATATCCGCTAAACTCTCCATAATGCTCGCTGTTAGATGTCATGAACACACTCCTCCGTTATGCCTTGCTCACGTCGCTGCTGAACATGCTTGTGCCATACGCTATCATCTGTCTTAGGAAAATCCTCGCGATAATGCGCTCCCCGGCTCTCTTCGCGTAGCAGCGCACCGTCTGTAACTAATAAAGCACAGGTGAGTAAATTGGCAAATTCGATCTCTTCCCGGCTAGTAACCGCAGCCTTAAATATAGGCATTTGGCCTTGCAGCTCATCTAACGCTGCTTGCAGCCCTTCCCCATGCCGACGAACTCCAGCATAACGAACCATTGTTTCTTGCAGCCTGTGCCGCTCCTCCACAACAGATGAAGCCAGGAGCTCTGCACGGTTATCGCCGTAAGCTAATAACGTATGACCGGCCAGCGGTGGCAATGAATGCAGCCGATCAATAATTCTGCTGCCAAATACGATAGCTTCAGATAGCGAATTGCTCGCCAGACGATTAGCTCCGTGAACACCTGTGGAAGAAACCTCCCCGCAGGCGAACAAACGCGCAATAGAGCTTTCCCCATACAAGTTGGTCTGAACGCCACCCATCATATAATGCGCGGCAGGTGCAATCGGAATCCAGTCTGTGGTCATATCTAGGCCAAAGGACAGACATGTCCGATAAATCGTAGGAAAACGCTGCTTAACCCGCTCGGGCGGCTCATGTGTAATATCCAGGTATACAAATGTAGCCTGGGTACGTTCCATTTCATGTACGATAGCACGGGCTACGATATCTCTGGGTGCAAGCTCTTGCCGGGAATCATACTGCTCCATGAACCGTTCTCCATGAATATTGCGCAGCATGGCCCCTTCCCCCCGTACGGCTTCAGAAATTAGAAACCTCGGAGCACCCGGATAGCACAACGCCGTCGGATGAAACTGTACGAACTCCATATCCCGCACAGCCGCTCCCGCACGATACGCCATAGCGATACCATCACCGGTTGCGATATCCGGGTTGGTGGTATAGCGGAATAATTGCCCGCTTCCGCCTGAGCATAAAATCGTTGCATTGGCAGTTACGTACAATCTTTCGCCATCCGGCCTTTGGACGAGAGCCCCAATACATTCGCCATGCTCAGTCAACAGGTCGATGACCATACACTCTTCCCACACTTCGATAGCGGGATGAGCAGCAACCTGCTCTGACAGCGCACGAACAACTTCATACCCGGTAGCATCTCCGTTCGCATGCAAAATGCGCCGATGACTATGTGCGCCTTCCCGTGTCAGGGCAAGTTCGCCATCCTCCCTGTCAAAGGCTGTCCCCAATCGTATTAGCTCCTGTATGCCCTCCGGCCCCTCATGAACAAGCGCTCTCACGGCCTCTGGTTCACACAAGCCTGCACCAGCAATCAAGGTATCCTGCATATGAGAAGCAGGT
This DNA window, taken from Paenibacillus kribbensis, encodes the following:
- a CDS encoding type III pantothenate kinase: MILVVDVGNTNIVLGMYEGTELLHHYRISTSRQATADEYGVLIHNLFGMGGVLKDDIQGVIISSVVPPLVRVLEDMCDKYIGRTPLIVGPGIKTGLNLRYENPREVGADRIVNAVAAVERFGGPLVVVDFGTATTFDCIDDKGNYLGGVIVPGIGISTEALYQRASKLPRIELEKPKKVIGRNTVHAMQAGIIFGYAGQVDGIVRRIKEEMQAEPTVIATGGLAELIASETQSIQKVLPMLTLEGLRIIYQRNAE
- the nadB gene encoding L-aspartate oxidase; the protein is MIPRYLVDFDVAELTKLEADVLIIGSGIAGLYTAIKAAEDRNVLLITKKALMESNTRYAQGGIAAVTSDEDTPASHMQDTLIAGAGLCEPEAVRALVHEGPEGIQELIRLGTAFDREDGELALTREGAHSHRRILHANGDATGYEVVRALSEQVAAHPAIEVWEECMVIDLLTEHGECIGALVQRPDGERLYVTANATILCSGGSGQLFRYTTNPDIATGDGIAMAYRAGAAVRDMEFVQFHPTALCYPGAPRFLISEAVRGEGAMLRNIHGERFMEQYDSRQELAPRDIVARAIVHEMERTQATFVYLDITHEPPERVKQRFPTIYRTCLSFGLDMTTDWIPIAPAAHYMMGGVQTNLYGESSIARLFACGEVSSTGVHGANRLASNSLSEAIVFGSRIIDRLHSLPPLAGHTLLAYGDNRAELLASSVVEERHRLQETMVRYAGVRRHGEGLQAALDELQGQMPIFKAAVTSREEIEFANLLTCALLVTDGALLREESRGAHYREDFPKTDDSVWHKHVQQRREQGITEECVHDI
- a CDS encoding peptidylprolyl isomerase — protein: MTTREKGLWAAVIILTVSVTALGGLIMLRGLAKPGDISKDDGDHTVAEIGQEGISEEQWVAELKKRYGANTLLQMLNRKAVQAETKRLGIKVTQDDLQQVLEQESRGYASAQAYFEEMQQQFGLGPVDLRNEAEYRIGLEKIATQGIQIKEAEIDEYWKQHPEEFTAGKQIKLAALYVPKVEEAEALLERVKQGERFDALVQEFSGQPFGKNTSGQLGWVDEYDPFQPEAIMKAARELSSGDVAGPISVNDGYAVIYVQDIRLKASPDKEQIRQQIRRSLALAQAAPLEDVEKSLRDKYGARILSDKGVPSASL
- the nadC gene encoding carboxylating nicotinate-nucleotide diphosphorylase gives rise to the protein MTSNSEHYGEFSGYQEELLAQIRGWLREDTGSGDVTTRWTIEQGHQSKAVIHAKEPGIVAGLPVAALVFQVVDPSLSFTPLVTDGQAIEKGSILAEVSGSTHSILTGERLALNLLQRMSGIATRTQSFVDQLHGLTTRLVDTRKTTPGHRLLEKYAVRVGGGSNHRFGLYDAVMIKDNHIKGAGGIAQAVSRARTHIPHTMTIEVETENMEQVREALDAGADIIMLDNMSVQDMKEAVRFIRERAPHVKTEASGNVSLDTVRAMAESGVDVISVGRLTYSFHNLDISLDLNAKKVR
- the cysK gene encoding cysteine synthase A, yielding MAKVVNNITELIGGTPLVRLNRLVPEDSAEIYLKLEYQNPGSSVKDRIAISMVEEAEREGLLKPGGTIIEATSGNTGIGLAMVAAAKGYKAVIVMPETMSIERRNLLRAYGADLVLTPGSEGMNGSVKKMEELLSENPDYFAAEQFKNKANVKIHRETTGPEIVEAIRSIGGTLDAFVAGIGTGGTISGAGEVLKKEFPEIKIVAVEPASSPLLAGGKPGPHKIQGLGANFIPEILNRDIYDEIIHVENDEAFEVARKVAKEEGILSGISSGAAVHAALKLAKQLGKGKRIVVIIPSNGERYLSTPLYNFEL
- the hslO gene encoding Hsp33 family molecular chaperone HslO, which encodes MEKKQDRLIRGTAMDGRVRAFAVRTTQLAEELRRRHDTYPTATAALGRTLTAGAIMGSMLKGNERLTIQVKGDGPIGQIVVDANAAGEVRGYVAEPHVHLPSNSMGKLDVAGAVGTEGFIHIIKDLGLKEPYRGSIPIISGELGEDFTYYFAKSEQTPSAVGLGVLVDTDNSVIVAGGFIIQLLPGLNDDEITAIENAVGSLPPVTALLDQGLELDEMLRWMLPDVRVLDETEIRFQCECSRERVEKTLISLGESELTQLIEEEGQAEVVCHFCNEAYQFNKDDLQNLLNQAKA